A window from Pleuronectes platessa chromosome 6, fPlePla1.1, whole genome shotgun sequence encodes these proteins:
- the calcrl2 gene encoding calcitonin gene-related peptide type 1 receptor translates to MGIFGGKVSLTAHSLRRDMWRTLTLSLIVVLVLETEVSQCEDVGSVAADETGLPIYQENISDISSVLGSSRYQILAAQYECYLKIIYDPPPTEKGTYCNRTWDGWLCWGDSTPGTAMQMCPAYFYDFDPAEKVSKVCNPDGQWFHHPISDRVWSNYTMCQAYTKDKFKFAISLYYLAMVGHCLSIVSLIICLIIFSYFKSLSCQRISLHKNMFLSFILNSIVTIMWLSLTAANDQTISTSDSVSCKVLAVLIQYASTSNYFWMLCQGIYLHTLIIVAVFVGEQQLFWYYVLGWGFPIVPAATYAVARGLYFDDKCWISSHTQLLYIIHGPIQAALFVNFLFLLNIVRVLITKLKGTHRAESTTYMKAVRATLILIPLLGVQFILFPWRPGGRIPRAIYDFFVNIFSHFQGLLVAIIFCFCNNEAQAALKRKWYQRTFAWGRTSWGERPIANNHFNSQTNDNSSIIETSRATISLEQPSASTSDQNECSLALTKLHQKANGQNKNSNTSSNGEVEMLNNPVTTDI, encoded by the exons ATGGGGATATTTGGAGGAAAAGTCAGTTTGACAGCTCACTCACTGAGAAG AGACATGTGGAGGACTCTAACACTTTCCCTTATAGttgtgctggtgctggaaaCAGAG GTGTCCCAGTGTGAGGATGTTGGGTCTGTGGCAGCTGATGAAACAGGGCTGCCAATATACCAGGAGAATATCAGCGACATATCCAGTGTTCTAGGATCGTCCCGATACCAGATCCTGGCTGCTCAGTATGAGTGTTACCTGAAGATAATCTATGATCCACCACCTACTGAAAAAG GTACTTACTGTAACCGTACGTGGGACGGCTGGCTGTGCTGGGGGGATTCAACTCCTGGGACCGCAATGCAGATGTGTCCTGCATACTTTTATGATTTTGACCCAGCTG AGAAAGTTTCCAAAGTGTGTAATCCTGACGGCCAGTGGTTCCATCATCCAATTAGCGACCGAGTCTGGAGTAACTACACTATGTGTCAGGCCTACACCAAAGACAAATTCAAG TTTGCCATCAGTCTCTACTACCTGGCCATGGTGGGTCATTGTTTGTCCATTGTCTCGCTGATTATATGTCTGATCATCTTCTCCTACTTCAA GAGTCTCAGCTGCCAGAGAATCTCACTCCACAAGAACATGTTTCTCTCCTTCATCTTGAACTCTATTGTCACCATAATGTGGCTCTCACTCACCGCAGCCAATGACCAAACCATAAGTACCAGCGACTCC GTGAGCTGTAAGGTCCTGGCTGTGCTCATTCAGTATGCATCTACTTCCAATTACTTCTGGATGCTGTGTCAGGGCATCTACCTCCACACACTCATCATAGTGGCCGTGTTTGTTGGGGaacagcagctcttctggtacTACGTGCTGGGATGGG GTTTTCCCATCGTTCCTGCCGCAACATATGCCGTAGCTCGCGGACTCTACTTTGACGACAA GTGTTGGATCAGCTCACACACTCAGTTGCTCTACATCATCCATGGGCCCATTCAAGCTGCACTGTTC GTGaactttttatttctcctgaACATCGTCCGAGTTCTGATCACCAAGCTGAAGGGGACCCACCGTGCTGAGTCCACGACCTACATGAAGGCAGTTCGAGCCaccctcatcctcatccctctgcTGGGAGTCCAGTTCATCCTTTTCCCCTGGAGGCCAGGTGGACGCATTCCCCGGGCCATCTATGATTTCTTTGTAAATATCTTCAGCCACTTCCAG GGACTCCTTGTGGCGATTATATTCTGTTTCTGCAATAATGAG GCCCAAGCAGCACTGAAGAGGAAGTGGTATCAGCGGACGTTTGCCTGGGGCAGAACCAGCTGGGGAGAAAGACCTATCGCCAACAACCACTTTAACTCCCAAACTAATGATAACTCCTCTATCATCGAGACGAGCCGCGCCACCATCAGCTTGGAGCAGCCCTCTGCTTCGACCTCTGACCAAAATGAATGCAGCCTCGCCCTGACCAAGCTGCACCAGAAAGCCAACGGGCAGAACAAGAACAGCAACACTTCCAGCAATGGGGAGGTGGAAATGCTCAACAACCCAGTAACCACCGACATCTGA